In a genomic window of Nodosilinea sp. E11:
- the rpsT gene encoding 30S ribosomal protein S20: protein MANIKSALKRIQVAERNRLQNRSYKSAVKTLTKTYLAAVEAHKAAPSSETEKQVAATMAAAYSKIDKAVKCGVIHRNTGSRKKSRLARVLKAQEATGAAS from the coding sequence GTGGCAAACATTAAGTCTGCACTGAAACGAATTCAAGTGGCCGAGCGCAATCGGCTCCAAAATCGATCTTACAAATCGGCGGTCAAAACCCTTACCAAAACCTATCTCGCTGCGGTCGAGGCCCATAAGGCTGCTCCCAGCAGTGAAACCGAGAAACAAGTGGCAGCAACTATGGCCGCTGCCTACAGCAAAATCGACAAAGCTGTGAAATGTGGTGTGATTCACCGCAACACTGGTTCCCGCAAAAAGTCTAGACTGGCGCGGGTTCTCAAAGCACAGGAAGCGACAGGGGCTGCCTCCTAG
- a CDS encoding CTP synthase, with product MTKFVFVTGGVVSSIGKGIVAASLGRLLKSRDYSVSILKLDPYINVDPGTMSPFQHGEVFVTEDGAETDLDLGHYERFTDTAMSRLNSVTTGSIYQAVINKERRGDYQGGTVQVIPHITNEIKERVHRVARNTNPDVVITEIGGTVGDIESLPFLEAIRQFRKDVGRQDVLYMHVTLVPWIASAGELKTKPTQHSVKELRSIGIQPDILVCRCECPLPQPMKEKIAEFCDVPAEAVVTCQDASSIYEVPLKLEQEGLAHQAMKILSLDQRQPHLGQWEALVDGLYSSSRPVDIAIVGKYVSLNDAYLSVVEALRHAAIAHRAALNVRWINSEDIESEGPDTHLSGVNGILVPGGFGSRGIGGKVQAIQYARERGIPFLGLCLGMQCSVVEWACNVAHLEGADSSEFTPETLNPVISLLPEQQDVVDLGGTMRLGLYPCRLAPDTLARRLYDKEVVYERHRHRYEFNNAYRNLFVESGYSVSGTSPDGRLVEIIELPNHPFFIASQFHPEFQSRPSAPHPLFMGLVNAALGNTAVPVPLEVAAAVEG from the coding sequence ATGACGAAGTTTGTATTTGTAACTGGCGGTGTGGTGTCAAGCATCGGCAAGGGCATTGTGGCTGCCAGCTTGGGTCGCTTGCTCAAGTCGAGAGATTACTCTGTCTCTATTCTTAAGCTCGATCCTTATATCAACGTTGACCCCGGCACCATGAGCCCCTTTCAGCACGGGGAGGTGTTTGTCACCGAAGATGGTGCAGAAACCGATTTAGATTTAGGGCACTACGAGCGCTTCACCGATACCGCCATGTCGCGGCTTAACAGTGTCACAACCGGCTCTATCTACCAGGCCGTGATCAATAAAGAGCGCCGGGGCGACTACCAAGGGGGGACGGTACAGGTGATTCCCCACATTACTAACGAAATTAAGGAGCGGGTGCACCGGGTGGCCCGCAACACCAACCCCGACGTGGTGATTACCGAAATTGGGGGCACTGTGGGCGACATTGAGTCGCTGCCGTTTTTGGAGGCAATTCGCCAATTTCGCAAGGATGTGGGTCGCCAAGACGTGCTCTATATGCACGTTACCCTAGTGCCCTGGATTGCCTCAGCCGGGGAACTTAAAACTAAGCCTACCCAGCACTCGGTGAAAGAACTGCGCTCTATCGGCATCCAGCCCGATATTTTGGTCTGCCGCTGTGAGTGCCCGCTGCCCCAGCCGATGAAGGAAAAAATTGCCGAGTTCTGTGATGTGCCCGCCGAAGCGGTGGTCACCTGCCAGGATGCCAGCAGTATTTACGAGGTTCCCCTGAAGCTGGAGCAGGAGGGGTTGGCCCACCAGGCCATGAAAATATTGTCGCTAGATCAGCGCCAGCCCCACCTGGGCCAATGGGAGGCCCTAGTCGATGGTCTCTACAGCTCCAGTCGTCCGGTTGATATTGCCATTGTGGGTAAATACGTCAGCCTTAATGATGCCTATCTGTCGGTGGTAGAGGCTCTACGCCATGCGGCGATCGCCCACCGGGCAGCTCTCAATGTTCGCTGGATCAATTCCGAAGATATTGAAAGTGAAGGCCCAGATACCCACCTTAGTGGGGTGAATGGCATTTTGGTGCCGGGAGGGTTTGGCTCTCGCGGTATTGGCGGCAAAGTTCAGGCGATTCAGTACGCACGGGAGCGCGGCATTCCCTTTTTGGGTCTGTGTTTGGGCATGCAGTGTTCGGTGGTGGAATGGGCCTGTAATGTGGCCCACTTAGAAGGGGCCGATAGTTCTGAGTTTACGCCCGAAACCCTCAATCCAGTGATTAGCCTGCTACCCGAGCAGCAGGATGTGGTAGATCTAGGCGGCACCATGCGCCTGGGCCTCTACCCTTGCCGGTTAGCTCCCGACACACTGGCCCGTCGCCTCTACGACAAAGAGGTGGTCTACGAACGCCACCGCCACCGCTACGAGTTCAACAACGCTTACCGCAATCTATTTGTAGAATCTGGCTATAGCGTCAGCGGCACCTCCCCCGATGGCCGTCTCGTAGAGATTATTGAGTTGCCCAACCATCCCTTCTTTATCGCTAGCCAGTTTCACCCCGAGTTTCAGTCGCGGCCCAGTGCGCCCCATCCGTTGTTCATGGGGCTTGTGAATGCGGCTTTAGGGAATACCGCCGTGCCGGTGCCACTAGAGGTGGCGGCGGCGGTTGAGGGTTAA
- a CDS encoding adenylate/guanylate cyclase domain-containing protein produces the protein MLTTPPPTPEDDVDILLVDDIPDNLRVLATILEAEGYRCRKALGGTLALNAIALAPPDLILLDITMPVMDGFEVCRRLKADEATESIPVIFLTARDAEAEKEEAFNLGAADYIVKPFMAYEVLLRVKHQLALRRQQQQLTAQNQQLQAEIKERQKVEVELRRQRQRSEELLTNVLPFQIAQRLKDRESSIADQFDAVTILFADIVGFSTVAAQLTPSKLVHLLNQMFSRFDALAATYRLEKIKTIGDAYMVAAGVPVARSDHAQAIAQMALDMQSTIGDFQRPDGTPFQLRIGINSGSLVAGVIGIQKFIYDLWGDTVNIASFMETTGKAGKIQVSEQTYLQLKDHFTLEPRGPIKLKSGDRMTTYWLLSQNQVVSSPLSATALDDSPNPTLCCG, from the coding sequence ATGCTAACTACCCCACCCCCCACCCCTGAGGATGATGTAGACATACTGCTGGTAGACGACATCCCCGACAACCTGCGGGTGTTAGCGACAATTCTTGAAGCTGAGGGATATCGTTGTCGCAAAGCATTAGGCGGCACCCTAGCGCTCAACGCCATTGCCCTAGCCCCTCCCGATCTAATTCTGCTCGATATCACCATGCCGGTGATGGATGGCTTTGAGGTCTGCCGACGGCTCAAGGCAGACGAGGCTACCGAAAGTATTCCGGTCATCTTTTTGACCGCTCGCGACGCCGAAGCCGAAAAAGAGGAAGCCTTTAATTTAGGGGCAGCAGACTATATTGTTAAGCCCTTCATGGCCTACGAGGTTTTGCTGCGGGTCAAGCATCAGCTTGCTCTGCGACGGCAGCAGCAGCAGCTCACCGCTCAAAACCAGCAGCTCCAGGCCGAAATCAAAGAGCGTCAGAAAGTCGAGGTCGAGCTTCGCCGCCAGCGACAGCGGTCGGAGGAACTGTTGACCAACGTGCTGCCGTTTCAAATTGCCCAGCGCCTTAAGGACCGGGAGTCTTCGATCGCCGACCAGTTTGACGCAGTCACTATTCTGTTTGCCGATATTGTGGGCTTCAGCACTGTAGCGGCTCAATTGACACCTAGCAAACTGGTGCACCTACTCAACCAGATGTTCTCTCGCTTTGATGCTTTAGCGGCTACCTATCGGCTAGAGAAAATTAAAACCATCGGCGACGCCTACATGGTGGCTGCGGGGGTGCCGGTGGCCCGGTCCGACCATGCCCAGGCGATCGCTCAAATGGCCCTCGATATGCAGTCCACCATCGGTGATTTTCAACGGCCCGACGGCACCCCTTTCCAGCTGCGGATCGGCATCAACTCCGGCAGCCTAGTGGCTGGGGTAATTGGCATCCAAAAGTTCATCTATGACCTGTGGGGCGATACGGTCAACATCGCTAGCTTTATGGAAACCACCGGCAAAGCTGGAAAAATTCAGGTGTCTGAGCAGACTTATCTGCAGCTTAAAGACCACTTCACCCTAGAGCCCCGAGGCCCAATCAAACTCAAAAGCGGCGATCGCATGACCACCTACTGGCTACTTTCCCAGAACCAGGTGGTGTCGAGCCCGCTCTCAGCCACTGCCCTCGATGATTCGCCCAACCCAACCCTATGCTGCGGCTAG
- the rpoB gene encoding DNA-directed RNA polymerase subunit beta codes for MTETTVYQTTPNFVLPDLVEIQRSSFRWFLEEGLIEELESFSPITDYTGKLELHFLGKQYKLKSPKYDVDEAKRRDATYAVQMYVPTRLINKETGEIKEQEVFIGDLPLMTDRGTFIINGAERVIVNQIVRSPGVYYKSETDKNGRRTYNANLIPNRGAWLKFETDKNDLVWVRIDKTRKLSAQVLLKALGLTDNEIFDSLRNPEYFQKTIEKEGQFSEEEALLELYRKLRPGEPPTVAGGEQLLHSRFSDPKRYDLGRVGRYKINRKLRLNVPDATRVLTPTDILSAIDYLINLEFDVGSIDDIDHLGNRRVRSVGELLQNQVRVGLNRLERIIRERMTVSDSDSLTPASLVNPKPLVAAIKEFFGSSQLSQFMDQTNPLAELTHKRRISALGPGGLTRERAGFAVRDIHPSHYGRICPIETPEGPNAGLIGSLATHARVNEFGFIETPFFKAENGQVFKDVEPIYMTADEEDDLRVAPGDIATDENGYIIGDTIPVRYRQDFTTTDSTEVDYVAVSPVQIISVATSLIPFLEHDDANRALMGSNMQRQAVPLLQPERPLVGTGLEAQAARDSGMVIISRTDGEIVYLDADLIKVRDPEGNVHEYELQKYQRSNQDTCLNQRPIVFPGEQVLAGQVLADGSATEGGELALGQNILVAYMPWEGYNYEDAILLSERLVYDDVYTSIHIEKFEIEARQTKLGPEEITREIPNVGEDSLRQLDETGIIRIGAWVDSGDILVGKVTPKGESDQPPEEKLLRAIFGEKARDVRDNSLRVPNGEKGRVVDVRVFTREQGDELPPGANMVVRVYVALKRKIQVGDKMAGRHGNKGIISRILPVEDMPYLPDGTPIDIALNPLGVPSRMNVGQVFECLLGWAADNLDCRFKVIPFDEMYGEEASRNSTHGKLMEARETTGKDWVFNPDDPGKIQLRDGRTGEPFDKAITVGRAYMLKLVHLVDDKIHARSTGPYSLVTQQPLGGKAQQGGQRFGEMEVWALEAFGAAYTLQELLTVKSDDMQGRNEALNAIVKGKSIPRPGTPESFKVLMRELQSLCLDIAVHKVETREDGTSRDTEVDLMADVNSRRTPSRPTYESIARDEELEEVEE; via the coding sequence ATGACTGAAACCACCGTTTACCAAACTACTCCCAACTTTGTTCTGCCTGACCTGGTAGAAATTCAGCGGTCTAGCTTTCGCTGGTTCCTAGAAGAAGGATTGATCGAAGAACTGGAAAGTTTCTCACCTATTACCGACTACACCGGTAAACTTGAGCTGCACTTTCTCGGTAAGCAGTACAAGCTCAAGAGTCCCAAGTACGACGTCGATGAGGCTAAACGGCGGGATGCCACCTACGCCGTGCAAATGTACGTGCCCACTCGGCTAATTAACAAAGAGACTGGGGAGATCAAAGAGCAAGAGGTCTTCATCGGCGATCTGCCCTTGATGACCGATCGCGGCACTTTCATCATTAACGGTGCTGAGCGCGTGATCGTCAACCAGATCGTGCGTAGTCCTGGGGTTTATTACAAATCTGAAACAGACAAAAACGGTCGCCGCACATACAACGCCAACCTGATTCCCAACCGAGGAGCCTGGCTGAAGTTTGAAACCGACAAAAACGACCTAGTGTGGGTGCGTATCGACAAGACGCGCAAGCTCTCGGCGCAAGTGCTGCTCAAGGCGCTCGGTCTCACCGACAATGAGATCTTTGATTCCCTGCGCAACCCTGAATATTTTCAAAAGACGATCGAAAAAGAAGGGCAGTTCAGCGAAGAAGAGGCTCTGCTAGAGCTGTATCGCAAGCTACGTCCCGGCGAACCCCCCACCGTGGCGGGGGGTGAACAGCTGTTGCACTCTCGCTTTTCTGACCCCAAGCGCTACGATCTGGGTCGGGTAGGTCGCTACAAGATCAACCGCAAGCTGCGCCTCAACGTGCCCGATGCCACTCGGGTGCTGACCCCCACCGATATTCTGTCGGCGATCGACTACCTGATCAACCTGGAGTTTGATGTCGGCTCCATTGACGATATTGACCACTTAGGCAACCGCCGGGTGCGGTCTGTAGGTGAGCTGCTGCAAAACCAGGTGCGGGTGGGTCTAAACCGCCTAGAGCGCATCATTCGGGAGCGCATGACGGTTTCCGACTCTGACTCGCTGACCCCAGCTTCGCTGGTTAACCCCAAGCCCCTAGTGGCAGCCATTAAAGAGTTCTTTGGCTCTAGCCAGCTCTCGCAGTTTATGGATCAGACCAACCCCTTGGCGGAGCTGACCCACAAGCGCCGAATTAGCGCCCTTGGCCCTGGTGGTCTGACTCGGGAGCGGGCAGGTTTTGCTGTACGCGACATTCACCCCTCTCACTACGGGCGCATCTGCCCGATCGAAACACCAGAAGGACCGAACGCGGGTCTGATTGGCTCCCTGGCTACCCACGCTCGGGTCAACGAATTTGGTTTTATCGAAACCCCCTTCTTTAAGGCCGAAAACGGTCAGGTCTTCAAGGATGTAGAGCCGATCTACATGACCGCCGACGAAGAAGACGATCTGCGGGTGGCTCCCGGTGACATTGCCACCGATGAGAATGGCTACATCATTGGCGACACCATTCCGGTGCGCTATCGCCAAGACTTCACCACCACCGACTCCACCGAAGTCGACTATGTGGCGGTGTCTCCGGTGCAGATTATCTCGGTGGCCACCTCGCTGATTCCTTTCCTTGAGCACGATGACGCCAACCGTGCCCTGATGGGATCAAACATGCAGCGTCAGGCAGTTCCCCTACTCCAGCCAGAGCGGCCCTTGGTCGGTACTGGGCTTGAGGCCCAGGCGGCGCGGGACTCCGGCATGGTGATTATCAGCCGCACTGACGGTGAGATCGTTTACCTAGATGCCGATCTAATCAAGGTGCGTGACCCTGAGGGTAACGTTCACGAGTATGAGCTGCAAAAGTATCAACGCTCTAACCAAGACACCTGTCTAAACCAGCGTCCGATTGTTTTCCCTGGAGAGCAGGTGCTAGCGGGTCAGGTCTTAGCCGATGGCTCTGCCACCGAAGGCGGTGAACTAGCCCTGGGACAAAACATCCTGGTAGCCTATATGCCCTGGGAAGGCTACAACTACGAGGACGCGATTCTGCTCAGTGAGCGTCTGGTGTATGACGACGTATACACCTCAATCCACATTGAGAAATTTGAGATTGAGGCTCGCCAGACCAAGCTGGGGCCTGAAGAAATCACTCGAGAAATCCCTAACGTGGGCGAAGACTCGCTTCGTCAACTCGATGAAACCGGCATCATTCGGATTGGAGCTTGGGTAGATTCGGGCGACATTCTGGTGGGTAAGGTGACGCCTAAGGGGGAGTCGGATCAGCCGCCAGAAGAAAAGCTGCTGCGGGCCATTTTCGGTGAAAAGGCTCGAGATGTGCGGGACAACTCTCTGCGAGTACCTAACGGTGAAAAAGGCCGTGTGGTTGACGTGCGGGTGTTTACCCGCGAGCAGGGGGATGAGCTGCCGCCCGGTGCCAACATGGTGGTGCGGGTTTATGTGGCCCTGAAGCGCAAGATTCAGGTGGGCGACAAAATGGCTGGCCGCCACGGCAACAAGGGCATTATCTCCCGCATCCTGCCGGTAGAAGATATGCCTTACCTGCCCGACGGTACACCCATCGATATTGCGCTCAACCCCCTGGGTGTACCTTCCCGGATGAATGTGGGTCAGGTGTTTGAGTGTTTGCTGGGCTGGGCTGCCGACAACCTCGACTGTCGCTTTAAGGTCATTCCCTTTGACGAAATGTATGGTGAAGAGGCGTCTCGTAACTCCACCCACGGCAAGCTGATGGAGGCACGGGAAACCACGGGTAAAGACTGGGTGTTTAACCCGGATGACCCCGGCAAAATTCAGCTGCGAGACGGTCGCACGGGTGAACCTTTCGATAAGGCTATCACCGTAGGCCGGGCCTACATGCTGAAGCTGGTGCACTTGGTTGATGATAAGATCCACGCCCGATCGACGGGTCCTTACTCGCTGGTGACCCAGCAGCCCTTGGGCGGTAAGGCTCAGCAGGGTGGTCAGCGCTTTGGTGAGATGGAGGTGTGGGCGCTAGAGGCCTTTGGCGCAGCCTACACCTTACAGGAGTTGCTGACGGTCAAGTCTGACGATATGCAGGGCCGAAACGAGGCGCTTAACGCCATTGTCAAGGGCAAGTCGATCCCGCGGCCCGGCACGCCTGAGTCGTTTAAGGTGCTGATGCGAGAACTGCAATCGCTCTGTTTAGACATTGCGGTGCACAAGGTCGAAACCAGGGAAGATGGCACCAGCCGTGACACTGAGGTGGATTTGATGGCCGATGTTAACAGCCGCCGCACCCCATCTCGCCCTACCTACGAGTCCATTGCGAGGGACGAAGAGCTAGAGGAAGTTGAAGAATAA
- a CDS encoding DNA-directed RNA polymerase subunit gamma, which yields MAKLEQRFDYVKIGLASPERIRQWGERTLPNGQIVGEVTKPETINYRTLKPEMDGLFCERIFGPAKDWECHCGKYKRVRHRGIVCERCGVEVTESRVRRHRMGYIKLAAPVAHVWYLKGIPSYIAILLDMPLRDVEQIVYFNAYVVLDPGNADNLSYKQLLTEDQWIEIEDQLYDEETELAGVEVGIGAEALQRLLEDLELEATAEKLREEIANSKGQKRAKLIKRLRVIDNFIATGSKTEWMVLDVIPVIPPDLRPMVQLDGGRFATSDLNDLYRRVINRNNRLARLQEILAPEIIVRNEKRMLQEAVDALIDNGRRGRTVVGANNRPLKSLSDIIEGKQGRFRQNLLGKRVDYSGRSVIVVGPKLQIHQCGLPREMAIELFQPFVIHRLIRQGLVNNIKAAKKLIQHNDPSVWDVLEEVIESHPVMLNRAPTLHRLGIQAFEPILVEGRAIQLHPLVCPAFNADFDGDQMAVHVPLSLEAQSEARLLMLASNNVLSPATGQPIITPSQDMVLGCYYLTAENPDANKGEGHYFASMDDAIMAFEQGLVDLHAKVWLRFDGEVESDQPTTAAPERMESEDGTITEIYPDRRRRLDSEGNLISQYIKTTPGRIIYNKAVLDAIAG from the coding sequence ATGGCCAAGCTAGAACAGCGATTTGACTACGTCAAAATCGGACTCGCCTCCCCCGAACGCATTCGTCAGTGGGGCGAACGCACCCTCCCCAACGGGCAGATCGTCGGTGAAGTGACCAAGCCCGAAACCATTAACTACCGTACCCTCAAGCCTGAGATGGACGGATTGTTCTGTGAGCGCATTTTTGGCCCTGCCAAAGACTGGGAATGTCACTGCGGCAAATACAAGCGGGTGCGTCACCGGGGCATTGTCTGTGAGCGCTGTGGCGTAGAAGTCACCGAATCGCGGGTGCGCCGCCACCGGATGGGCTATATCAAGTTGGCGGCTCCGGTGGCCCACGTGTGGTATCTCAAGGGGATTCCTAGCTATATCGCCATTTTGCTAGACATGCCTCTGCGGGACGTAGAGCAAATTGTCTATTTCAACGCCTATGTGGTGTTAGATCCGGGCAATGCCGACAATCTGAGCTATAAGCAGCTGCTGACAGAAGATCAGTGGATTGAGATCGAAGATCAGCTCTACGACGAGGAGACGGAGCTTGCAGGCGTTGAGGTCGGCATTGGGGCCGAGGCTCTCCAGCGGTTGCTGGAGGATTTGGAACTCGAGGCTACCGCAGAAAAGCTACGGGAAGAGATCGCCAACTCCAAGGGACAAAAGCGAGCCAAGCTGATCAAGCGACTGCGGGTAATCGACAACTTTATCGCTACTGGCTCCAAGACTGAGTGGATGGTGCTGGATGTGATTCCGGTGATTCCGCCCGATCTGCGACCGATGGTGCAGCTAGACGGCGGACGGTTTGCCACCTCCGACCTCAACGATCTCTACCGTCGAGTCATCAACCGTAACAACCGTTTAGCCCGGCTTCAGGAAATTCTGGCTCCTGAGATCATCGTCCGCAACGAGAAGCGGATGCTCCAGGAAGCAGTTGACGCGCTGATCGACAATGGTCGCCGAGGGCGCACCGTTGTCGGTGCCAATAACCGGCCGCTGAAGTCTCTCTCCGACATCATTGAGGGTAAGCAGGGCCGCTTCCGCCAAAACCTCCTGGGCAAGCGGGTTGACTACTCTGGTCGTTCGGTTATTGTAGTCGGGCCGAAGCTACAGATTCACCAGTGCGGCCTGCCCCGAGAAATGGCGATCGAGCTGTTTCAGCCCTTTGTGATTCACCGATTGATTCGCCAGGGGCTGGTCAACAACATTAAGGCGGCGAAGAAACTGATTCAGCACAACGATCCCAGCGTATGGGATGTGCTGGAGGAGGTGATTGAGAGCCACCCAGTGATGCTAAACCGAGCTCCAACCCTGCACCGCTTAGGGATTCAGGCTTTTGAACCGATCTTAGTGGAGGGGCGAGCGATTCAGCTGCACCCGCTAGTTTGTCCGGCGTTTAACGCTGACTTTGACGGTGACCAGATGGCGGTGCACGTGCCACTATCCCTAGAGGCACAGTCAGAGGCACGGTTGCTGATGCTGGCCTCCAACAACGTCCTATCCCCGGCGACCGGGCAGCCGATCATCACTCCATCCCAAGACATGGTGCTGGGCTGTTACTACCTGACGGCAGAAAACCCTGACGCCAATAAGGGCGAGGGGCACTACTTTGCTAGCATGGACGACGCCATCATGGCCTTTGAACAGGGCTTGGTCGATCTTCACGCTAAGGTCTGGCTGCGGTTTGACGGCGAGGTGGAGTCTGATCAGCCTACGACTGCGGCCCCAGAGCGCATGGAGTCTGAGGATGGCACCATCACGGAAATCTACCCCGATCGCCGCAGGCGGTTAGACAGCGAGGGCAACTTGATTTCCCAGTACATCAAGACTACTCCGGGCCGCATTATCTACAACAAAGCGGTACTTGATGCGATCGCAGGCTAA
- the hisD gene encoding histidinol dehydrogenase has translation MLRITHQLTEAKTELQRICARTHDDQVVHKEATVREILHAVRRQGDQALVQYTADFDGVTLQAEELRLSGAELDAAYQQVSKGLLDAIRLACKNVEAFHRHRVPQSWVRFEDNGVVLGKRYTPVDRAGLYVPGGRAAYPSTVIMNVIPARVAGVKRVVMVTPPSKIGAVNPAVLVAAQEAGITEIYRVGGAQAIAALAYGTETIPAVDVITGPGNIYVTLAKKLVFGTVGIDSLAGPSEVLVIADHTANPAHVAADLLAQAEHDPIAAAILITTSEALAERVAAEVDRQLAGHPRQTLTEKAIANFGLAVVVDSLEMAAELSNGFAPEHLQLEVAEPWDLLEQIRHAGAIFLGHSTPEAVGDYLAGPNHTLPTSGAARYASPLSTETFMKHSSLMQYSPEALKGVADAIAVLTETEGLPSHGDSVQRRVQPELGNNEGAAI, from the coding sequence ATGCTCCGCATCACTCATCAGCTGACCGAGGCAAAGACAGAGCTACAACGCATCTGTGCGCGCACCCACGACGACCAGGTCGTTCATAAGGAAGCAACGGTTCGAGAGATTTTGCATGCCGTTCGTCGCCAAGGCGATCAGGCTTTGGTGCAGTACACCGCAGATTTTGACGGTGTCACGCTCCAGGCTGAGGAGTTGCGCCTCTCAGGGGCTGAACTAGACGCGGCCTACCAGCAGGTGAGCAAGGGCTTGCTCGATGCGATTCGCTTGGCTTGTAAAAATGTAGAGGCCTTCCACCGCCATCGCGTGCCCCAGAGTTGGGTGCGCTTTGAAGATAATGGTGTGGTGTTGGGTAAGCGCTACACTCCCGTTGATCGAGCCGGGTTGTATGTACCGGGTGGGCGGGCAGCTTACCCCAGTACTGTGATTATGAATGTCATTCCAGCTAGGGTCGCTGGGGTGAAGCGGGTGGTGATGGTGACGCCACCGAGCAAGATTGGGGCCGTCAACCCGGCGGTGCTAGTGGCGGCCCAAGAGGCGGGGATTACTGAGATTTACAGAGTGGGGGGGGCGCAGGCGATCGCGGCTCTCGCCTATGGCACTGAAACTATTCCAGCGGTCGATGTCATTACTGGCCCTGGCAATATCTACGTCACCCTGGCTAAGAAACTCGTGTTTGGCACAGTGGGCATTGACTCCTTGGCCGGCCCCTCGGAGGTGCTGGTGATTGCTGACCACACGGCTAACCCCGCCCATGTGGCGGCTGATTTGTTGGCCCAGGCAGAACACGATCCGATCGCTGCTGCTATTTTGATTACGACCAGCGAAGCGTTGGCTGAGCGTGTGGCGGCTGAGGTAGACCGACAGCTTGCTGGCCATCCACGCCAAACTTTGACTGAAAAGGCGATCGCAAACTTTGGCCTGGCTGTTGTGGTCGACAGTTTGGAGATGGCAGCTGAGTTATCCAACGGCTTTGCCCCTGAGCACCTTCAGCTCGAAGTAGCTGAGCCCTGGGATTTGTTGGAGCAGATTCGCCATGCGGGGGCGATTTTTCTAGGCCACTCTACCCCTGAAGCGGTGGGCGATTACCTAGCTGGCCCCAACCACACGCTGCCGACGTCAGGCGCGGCCCGCTACGCCTCGCCGCTGTCGACTGAGACCTTTATGAAGCACTCTAGCCTGATGCAGTATTCCCCTGAGGCTTTGAAGGGAGTGGCCGATGCGATCGCGGTGCTGACTGAGACCGAGGGGCTGCCCTCCCACGGCGACTCGGTGCAGCGGCGGGTGCAGCCCGAATTGGGAAACAACGAGGGAGCAGCCATTTAA
- a CDS encoding TatD family hydrolase, whose product MPLVDTHVHLNFDTFAGDLDELARAWRQAGVSALVHSCVEPGEFPAMQAIADRIPELYLAVGLHPLDMDKWLPSTAAQIAELAASDCRVVAIGETGLDFFKADNAVLQREAFWQQLTIAHGLNLPVIVHCRDAALATAQVIREFQRTVGAITGVMHCWAGTPEETQWFLDLGFYISFSGIVTFKNAHQVKASAQMVPNDRLLIETDCPFLSPEPKRKERRNQPAFVYHVAASLSSLRQVDFDVLAQITTHNALTLFKLPKSSLLSPLGSNLPPIPTPAGC is encoded by the coding sequence ATGCCTCTGGTTGATACCCACGTACATCTCAACTTTGATACGTTTGCTGGGGATCTCGATGAACTGGCCCGGGCCTGGAGACAGGCCGGGGTTTCAGCTTTGGTGCATTCTTGCGTCGAGCCGGGTGAGTTCCCGGCCATGCAAGCCATCGCCGATCGCATTCCAGAGCTTTACCTGGCCGTAGGGCTACATCCCCTCGACATGGATAAGTGGTTGCCGTCTACGGCAGCGCAGATCGCTGAGTTGGCGGCTTCCGACTGCCGAGTTGTGGCCATTGGTGAAACCGGTCTAGACTTTTTTAAGGCTGATAATGCGGTACTTCAGCGGGAGGCCTTTTGGCAGCAGTTGACCATCGCCCATGGCCTAAACCTGCCGGTGATTGTCCACTGTCGCGATGCAGCTCTCGCCACTGCCCAGGTGATCCGCGAGTTTCAGCGCACAGTTGGTGCGATAACGGGCGTCATGCACTGCTGGGCAGGCACCCCAGAGGAAACCCAATGGTTTTTAGATCTGGGGTTTTACATTAGTTTTAGTGGCATCGTTACCTTCAAGAATGCACATCAGGTTAAGGCTTCGGCCCAAATGGTTCCCAATGACAGACTGCTGATAGAAACGGACTGCCCGTTTCTATCGCCCGAGCCAAAACGCAAGGAGCGGCGTAACCAGCCGGCCTTTGTTTATCATGTGGCGGCTAGTCTGTCCAGCCTGCGCCAAGTCGATTTTGACGTTTTAGCCCAAATCACCACTCATAACGCTTTGACGTTGTTTAAATTGCCAAAATCATCCTTGTTATCTCCCCTGGGTTCTAATCTACCCCCCATACCAACCCCGGCAGGCTGTTAG